In Chryseobacterium gotjawalense, the following are encoded in one genomic region:
- the aroC gene encoding chorismate synthase, which produces MFNLGNFLTLSTFGESHGKAYGGIITNFPAGLPINLEEVQHQLDRRKPGQSPIVTQRKESDTVTFLSGIFDGKTTGTPIGFMIENENQKSKDYDHISKSYRPSHADFTYDQKFGIRDYRGGGKSSARETVNWVVAGSMAKQILPKNVEINAYVSSVGEIFCEKPYQDLDFSKIDSNDIRCPDAATAEKMIAKIKDIKKEGNTIGGTITCVIKNLPIGIGEPVFGKLQAELAKAMLNINACKGFEYGSGFCGAKMTGKDHNDLFNEDFTTKTNLSGGIQGGISNGMDIYFRVAFKPVATILRPQESFDSDGNPITVEGKGRHDPCVLPRAVPIVENLAAFVLADLFLINKLRKYSEG; this is translated from the coding sequence ATGTTCAATTTAGGAAATTTTCTCACGCTTTCTACCTTTGGCGAAAGTCACGGCAAAGCGTACGGCGGAATTATCACCAATTTTCCTGCCGGCTTACCCATTAATTTAGAAGAAGTTCAACACCAGCTGGACCGTCGGAAACCGGGTCAAAGTCCGATTGTTACCCAACGGAAAGAAAGCGACACGGTGACGTTTCTTTCCGGTATTTTTGATGGAAAAACGACAGGAACTCCGATCGGTTTTATGATTGAAAACGAAAATCAGAAATCGAAAGACTATGATCATATTTCGAAATCTTACCGGCCAAGTCACGCCGATTTCACCTACGACCAAAAATTCGGAATCCGGGATTATCGCGGTGGCGGAAAATCTTCTGCCCGTGAAACCGTCAATTGGGTGGTGGCCGGAAGTATGGCAAAACAGATTCTCCCAAAAAATGTAGAGATCAACGCTTACGTTTCTTCTGTTGGAGAAATTTTTTGTGAGAAACCTTATCAGGATCTAGATTTTTCAAAAATCGATTCCAACGATATTCGCTGTCCGGATGCAGCAACAGCCGAAAAAATGATTGCCAAAATAAAGGACATTAAAAAAGAAGGAAATACCATCGGTGGAACCATTACCTGCGTCATCAAAAATTTACCCATCGGAATCGGCGAACCTGTTTTCGGCAAACTTCAGGCAGAATTAGCAAAAGCAATGCTGAATATCAATGCCTGCAAAGGATTCGAATACGGAAGTGGATTTTGCGGTGCAAAAATGACCGGCAAAGATCACAACGATTTGTTCAATGAAGATTTCACCACCAAAACCAATCTCTCAGGCGGAATTCAAGGTGGAATTTCCAATGGAATGGATATTTATTTCCGCGTCGCTTTCAAACCAGTCGCGACCATTTTACGTCCGCAAGAAAGTTTTGACAGCGATGGAAATCCAATTACCGTAGAAGGAAAAGGAAGACACGACCCTTGTGTTTTACCAAGAGCCGTTCCTATTGTGGAGAATCTGGCAGCATTCGTTTTGGCGGACCTGTTCCTGATCAATAAACTCCGCAAGTATTCAGAAGGTTAA
- the miaA gene encoding tRNA (adenosine(37)-N6)-dimethylallyltransferase MiaA, whose product MIKNLLFKKNQEICSVKKLISIIGTTGIGKTKLAIEIARHFGTEIISGDSRQFFKEMNIGTATPSKEELAEVPHHFIGNLSVQDYYSIGQFEKDAIQKTVELFQKHDVVVLVGGSMMYEKVVIEGLHDLPEANEENQSKLEQLLEEDGIEKLQNILQILDPDYFNKVDKNNPRRLFRAIDIIWQTGKTYTENISAQMNHRDFEVIRIGLQAPREIIYDRINQRVDLMVENGLLKEAESLIPYKNNLALQTVGYSELFNYFDGTWTLDFALEEIKKNSRRFAKRQLTWYRKEENINWVNFENPVEESLSILNAMMR is encoded by the coding sequence ATGATTAAAAATCTATTATTCAAAAAAAATCAGGAAATTTGCAGTGTGAAAAAACTCATCTCCATTATCGGAACAACAGGAATCGGCAAAACAAAACTCGCCATCGAAATCGCCAGACATTTCGGGACCGAAATTATTTCCGGTGATTCCCGACAGTTTTTCAAAGAAATGAATATCGGAACTGCTACGCCTTCAAAAGAAGAATTAGCCGAAGTTCCACATCATTTTATTGGAAATCTTTCTGTACAGGATTATTATTCCATCGGACAGTTCGAGAAAGACGCCATTCAAAAAACCGTCGAACTTTTTCAGAAACACGATGTCGTGGTTTTGGTTGGCGGAAGCATGATGTACGAAAAAGTCGTGATCGAAGGACTTCACGACTTACCCGAAGCCAACGAAGAAAACCAAAGCAAACTCGAGCAGCTGTTAGAAGAAGACGGCATTGAGAAACTTCAAAACATCTTACAGATTCTAGATCCAGACTATTTCAACAAAGTAGATAAAAACAATCCGAGAAGACTGTTTAGGGCAATCGATATTATCTGGCAAACCGGAAAAACGTACACCGAAAATATTTCGGCACAAATGAACCACCGGGATTTTGAGGTGATCAGAATCGGATTACAGGCACCGCGGGAAATTATTTATGACAGGATTAATCAGCGCGTAGATCTGATGGTAGAAAACGGATTGTTAAAAGAAGCAGAATCATTAATTCCGTATAAAAATAACCTGGCCTTGCAAACCGTTGGCTATTCCGAACTTTTCAACTATTTCGACGGAACCTGGACTTTGGATTTCGCGTTGGAAGAAATCAAGAAAAACTCCCGACGATTTGCAAAACGCCAACTGACCTGGTATCGGAAAGAAGAAAATATCAACTGGGTGAATTTTGAAAATCCGGTGGAAGAATCCTTATCTATTTTAAATGCGATGATGCGATAA
- a CDS encoding LIC_10190 family membrane protein yields MLYILLMVILLLPAMAGLGAIFKNIFGGFSAGIALQILAGIFFTTITLTILAYFIPLNIYVETGTLVIGLSALFYFKIYLNFWNFITRNFILFSAISAVIIFFGSYYPFILDHFGYYVPTVKWFAEVGLVKGISNLDLLLGQSSFWHIFQAGFSNFTDPYLRLNSFVMIVYLIYILEKKSWIHLIFLPVLFLFIQSPSPDLPAIVFSLIILNEVFNSNKNAGFLFALSVFVFAIKPTTIWLPIFVFSYNFFIAKSNYKFLFGGTAILFLFFFKNIWTFGFPVFPVQFPDLGFSWKPNDELLQNSSQLALLKTYDMQYSYGEIQRFSRLDYVRNWLFLNGIKSKIHLLFVLSLAAFFVFAMIRKSKLIWMLFISILIKSVLVLLFSAQYRFFFDLFFVIFFVVFYKVISKKISLIYFTALCVFIAGFLSFPSLPQTYLPSFKLGNFMTGFNKNQFIKPSSFELNKYKTHQIGNLKFNIVDGYIFSFDTPIPAVSPQFIQEDLDAGIFPQLKGKTLKEGFVWRKISDEEKMKIAEILKEYSKTIPAKDD; encoded by the coding sequence ATGCTGTATATTCTACTGATGGTGATTTTGCTGCTTCCGGCGATGGCAGGGTTAGGAGCAATTTTCAAAAACATTTTCGGAGGTTTTTCCGCCGGAATTGCTTTGCAAATTCTTGCAGGTATTTTCTTTACGACCATCACCTTGACAATTCTTGCCTATTTTATTCCACTGAATATTTATGTAGAAACAGGAACTTTAGTTATTGGACTCTCCGCTCTTTTCTACTTTAAAATCTATCTGAATTTTTGGAATTTCATCACCCGGAATTTCATTTTATTTTCGGCTATTTCAGCAGTGATTATTTTCTTCGGTTCTTATTACCCGTTTATTTTAGACCACTTCGGTTATTATGTTCCGACCGTAAAATGGTTTGCAGAAGTTGGTTTGGTGAAAGGAATTTCAAATCTCGATTTACTTTTAGGGCAGAGTTCTTTCTGGCATATTTTCCAGGCGGGATTTTCCAATTTTACGGATCCTTATTTAAGATTAAATTCCTTCGTAATGATTGTTTATTTAATTTACATTTTAGAAAAAAAATCATGGATCCATTTAATATTTTTACCCGTTCTGTTTCTTTTTATCCAATCGCCTTCACCGGATTTACCCGCGATCGTTTTCTCATTAATTATTTTAAACGAAGTTTTTAATTCCAATAAAAACGCAGGATTTCTATTCGCACTTTCCGTTTTTGTATTTGCAATAAAACCCACCACGATCTGGCTGCCTATTTTTGTTTTTTCCTATAATTTCTTTATTGCAAAAAGCAATTACAAATTCCTTTTCGGTGGGACAGCCATTTTGTTTCTTTTCTTTTTTAAAAATATCTGGACTTTCGGCTTTCCCGTTTTCCCGGTTCAATTCCCCGACCTTGGATTTTCCTGGAAACCCAATGATGAACTTTTGCAAAACTCCTCTCAATTAGCCCTTCTAAAAACCTACGACATGCAATATTCCTATGGCGAAATCCAGCGGTTTTCAAGATTAGATTATGTCAGAAACTGGTTGTTTTTAAATGGAATAAAAAGTAAAATCCATCTTTTATTTGTTTTAAGTTTGGCCGCATTTTTTGTTTTTGCAATGATCAGGAAGTCAAAACTAATTTGGATGCTATTTATTTCTATTTTAATAAAAAGTGTTTTAGTTCTATTATTCTCCGCACAATACCGATTTTTCTTTGATCTGTTTTTTGTGATTTTCTTCGTTGTTTTTTATAAGGTTATTTCGAAAAAAATTTCTCTCATTTACTTTACCGCATTATGTGTTTTTATTGCCGGATTTCTATCTTTTCCAAGTTTGCCTCAAACCTATCTGCCCAGTTTCAAACTCGGAAATTTCATGACGGGTTTTAATAAAAATCAATTTATAAAACCTTCTTCTTTTGAATTAAATAAATATAAAACCCATCAGATCGGCAATCTCAAATTCAATATTGTTGACGGATATATTTTCAGTTTTGACACTCCGATACCGGCGGTTTCACCACAATTTATTCAGGAAGATCTGGATGCCGGCATTTTCCCTCAACTCAAAGGAAAAACTTTAAAAGAGGGTTTTGTCTGGCGTAAAATTTCAGACGAAGAAAAGATGAAAATTGCTGAAATCCTGAAAGAATATTCAAAAACAATTCCCGCAAAAGATGATTAA
- a CDS encoding YkvA family protein produces the protein MKVSKIQLAKEAFKHKGFISKIPVIIRMIKSATKKGGYKPHFKDVILPGLVLLYLISPIDIIPDWIPVIGVLDDLALLAFAIPLLVKEAEKFIAWEAARQSDDPMIEEAEVIG, from the coding sequence ATGAAAGTATCAAAAATTCAGTTGGCCAAAGAAGCATTTAAACATAAAGGATTTATTTCGAAAATTCCTGTAATCATTCGGATGATCAAATCAGCAACAAAAAAAGGAGGCTATAAACCGCATTTCAAAGACGTCATTCTGCCGGGATTGGTGTTGCTTTATCTCATCTCTCCCATCGACATAATCCCAGACTGGATACCGGTTATCGGCGTTTTGGATGATTTGGCTCTGCTCGCGTTTGCTATTCCGTTATTGGTGAAAGAAGCTGAAAAGTTCATCGCCTGGGAAGCTGCCAGACAGTCCGATGATCCGATGATTGAGGAAGCCGAGGTAATAGGATAA
- a CDS encoding thioredoxin family protein, translating into MKNYWHNAITFDEYLKIAEERFHNNPNKNDEYQEYYELGLQRTNRTVKTYKVENEHIQQLEPKNFNGKILIISEPWCGDASATVPAVSKFFEAAGIEVRIFLRDTDLSLIDQFLTNGTQSIPKIIIVNDDFSVKADWGPRPQFGNDLLKKFKENPETYPREDFYNDLQIYYAKNRGKDAIEEIISLL; encoded by the coding sequence ATGAAAAATTACTGGCACAACGCCATCACTTTCGATGAGTATCTGAAAATCGCAGAAGAGCGCTTCCACAACAACCCTAACAAAAATGATGAATATCAGGAATATTATGAGTTAGGTTTACAAAGAACCAACCGGACAGTTAAAACGTATAAAGTTGAAAATGAGCACATTCAACAATTAGAACCGAAAAATTTTAACGGTAAAATTTTAATTATCTCCGAACCTTGGTGTGGCGACGCAAGCGCTACTGTGCCAGCGGTTTCCAAATTTTTCGAAGCAGCCGGAATCGAGGTGAGAATTTTCTTAAGAGATACCGATCTCTCCCTGATTGACCAATTCCTGACCAACGGAACACAGTCGATTCCTAAAATAATTATCGTGAATGACGATTTTTCTGTAAAAGCAGATTGGGGTCCAAGACCACAATTCGGAAATGATCTTCTGAAAAAGTTTAAAGAAAACCCAGAAACTTATCCCAGAGAAGATTTCTATAACGACCTGCAGATTTATTATGCGAAAAACCGTGGCAAAGATGCAATTGAAGAAATTATATCTTTGCTGTAA
- a CDS encoding YMGG-like glycine zipper-containing protein — MKSTYSIPQANRKNFTLKTIFLTGVTAALMLTACKKENTVVEKSLDQQKIEFQQRQLEIEQQKLAIEKEKIAYETQKKADSVAERKAAIAAQPKPQVIRETKTVYVNNTPRRSSSSGSNSGVSQGTNQTAQKQGMSKAAKGTIIGTVGGAAAGAIISKKNRGLGAVIGGVVGGATGYTIGRAGDRKDGRVQPKN, encoded by the coding sequence ATGAAATCAACTTATTCAATACCCCAAGCAAATAGAAAGAACTTTACTTTAAAGACAATCTTTTTAACAGGAGTAACTGCAGCACTTATGCTGACGGCGTGTAAAAAAGAAAACACGGTAGTTGAAAAATCATTAGATCAACAGAAAATAGAATTCCAACAAAGACAACTGGAAATTGAGCAACAAAAATTAGCGATTGAAAAAGAAAAAATTGCTTACGAAACTCAAAAGAAAGCCGATAGTGTTGCAGAAAGAAAAGCAGCCATTGCGGCACAGCCAAAACCGCAGGTGATTAGAGAAACCAAAACAGTGTATGTAAATAATACGCCAAGACGAAGTTCCTCGTCAGGCTCCAATTCAGGAGTTTCACAGGGAACAAATCAAACCGCTCAGAAACAGGGAATGAGCAAAGCCGCTAAAGGAACCATTATCGGTACCGTAGGTGGAGCCGCTGCCGGAGCGATTATCAGTAAGAAAAACCGTGGTCTGGGTGCAGTTATTGGCGGAGTTGTAGGTGGAGCAACCGGTTACACCATCGGTAGAGCCGGCGACAGAAAAGACGGTCGCGTACAGCCGAAAAATTAA
- a CDS encoding TlpA family protein disulfide reductase: protein MKFLKKNAFFILAMAFLAVLYLFPSVKLKLKDLFFPIAAIENAITLNDEDYDIQLKGINVPDTNLKSLKGNKLILLNFWGTWCPPCREEWPTIEKLYLARKDKIDFVLIAMQDKEEDVIAFMKKNNYTAPVYIAESPITSHVLPKVFPTTFLLDKNGRILLKEDGSKDWNSKSTNDFIDNVTQ from the coding sequence ATGAAATTCTTAAAGAAAAACGCATTTTTTATTTTGGCTATGGCCTTTTTGGCGGTGCTTTATCTTTTTCCGTCGGTAAAATTAAAACTGAAAGACCTTTTTTTCCCGATTGCAGCCATCGAAAACGCAATCACTTTAAACGATGAAGATTACGATATCCAGCTTAAAGGAATCAATGTTCCCGACACCAATCTTAAGAGTTTGAAGGGCAACAAGCTCATCCTGCTTAATTTCTGGGGAACCTGGTGCCCGCCGTGTCGCGAAGAATGGCCTACCATTGAAAAATTGTATCTGGCCAGAAAAGACAAAATCGATTTCGTGCTGATTGCGATGCAGGACAAAGAGGAAGATGTGATCGCCTTTATGAAGAAAAATAATTATACCGCACCGGTTTACATCGCCGAAAGCCCGATTACCAGTCACGTATTGCCGAAGGTCTTCCCGACCACTTTTCTACTGGATAAAAACGGACGAATTCTTCTGAAAGAAGACGGGTCCAAAGACTGGAATTCCAAGTCAACTAATGATTTCATCGATAATGTCACGCAGTAA
- a CDS encoding tyrosine-type recombinase/integrase: MATTKFYLRSKGKSCAIQMQLSISQTLKMRTSTGLTINSNDWSKETNFPKQGKDPGIKNTITKLKELELEVLKEFNIDFTNGVVFSNEWLKSKINKYFDRETSIVEDDNFFSVYLKNNIELRKLDSRTKSTTDQKFVQLQTKFTDFEKTKKKTYLISEIDKKFMLVFRKHLIDQFKIMESTANRTLKNLKTVLLDARDNGKAISHQINNFSIETVPSTKVFLNFDEIKKIKESTIIGNDLIHAKDWLIIGCYTGQRVSDLLRMTKEMVFTKTDSNGESFQFIELTQQKTGKEVTIPLHDEVLKIISKYDGNFPPAFGETGDSKFTLFNRYIKKVCEISKINDIVKGKVYDNKEKRNEIKETDKWRLTSSHVCRRSFATNFYGDKRFTTPQIMAITGHGSESMFLGYIGKSSSDHAMTTAKTFKEIENQKTKVS; the protein is encoded by the coding sequence ATGGCAACCACAAAATTCTATCTCCGTTCCAAGGGGAAGTCTTGCGCAATTCAAATGCAACTTTCCATTTCACAAACTCTTAAAATGAGAACTTCAACAGGATTGACAATAAATTCTAATGATTGGAGCAAAGAGACCAATTTCCCCAAACAGGGAAAAGACCCCGGAATCAAAAATACAATTACAAAACTTAAAGAACTTGAACTTGAAGTTTTAAAAGAATTTAATATCGATTTCACAAATGGAGTCGTATTTTCAAATGAATGGTTAAAAAGTAAAATCAATAAATATTTTGATCGTGAGACATCAATCGTGGAGGATGATAACTTCTTTTCGGTTTATCTTAAGAATAACATTGAATTGAGAAAACTGGACTCTCGCACCAAATCAACAACTGATCAAAAGTTTGTTCAACTGCAGACGAAATTCACAGATTTTGAGAAAACGAAAAAAAAGACTTATTTGATTTCGGAGATTGACAAAAAATTTATGTTGGTGTTTCGGAAGCATTTAATTGATCAATTCAAAATAATGGAATCCACAGCGAACCGAACTTTAAAGAACCTTAAAACGGTCTTATTGGATGCGCGAGACAACGGCAAAGCAATCAGTCATCAAATAAATAATTTCAGCATTGAAACGGTTCCCTCAACTAAAGTATTTTTGAATTTTGATGAGATTAAAAAAATCAAAGAATCAACCATTATAGGAAATGATTTGATACACGCAAAAGATTGGTTAATTATAGGTTGTTACACTGGTCAAAGAGTTTCCGATTTGTTAAGAATGACAAAAGAGATGGTTTTCACCAAAACAGACTCAAACGGAGAGAGTTTTCAGTTTATCGAACTCACACAACAAAAGACAGGCAAAGAGGTTACAATCCCGTTACACGATGAGGTTTTAAAAATCATTAGCAAATATGATGGAAATTTTCCACCCGCATTTGGGGAGACAGGAGACTCAAAATTTACTTTATTTAACCGGTATATAAAAAAGGTTTGCGAGATATCAAAGATCAATGACATTGTGAAAGGTAAAGTTTACGATAATAAAGAAAAACGCAATGAGATAAAGGAAACCGATAAATGGAGGTTAACCTCATCCCATGTTTGCCGGAGATCTTTCGCTACGAATTTCTACGGAGATAAAAGGTTTACAACTCCGCAAATTATGGCGATCACTGGACACGGTTCGGAGAGTATGTTTTTAGGATATATTGGGAAATCCTCATCTGATCACGCAATGACCACCGCAAAAACTTTTAAAGAAATCGAGAATCAAAAAACAAAAGTTTCTTAA
- a CDS encoding helix-turn-helix domain-containing protein gives MSTIQFIATSDDILIQKLENSLIPKLTEKLSAQFQPIQPTEYLTRSEVCKLLKIDLSSLHRWRKEGKIPSFGISNRVYFKRSDIDAVINQNKLS, from the coding sequence ATGAGTACAATTCAATTTATCGCTACATCGGATGATATTCTAATTCAAAAATTAGAAAATTCTTTAATCCCGAAACTTACGGAAAAACTATCCGCACAGTTCCAACCTATCCAACCAACGGAATACCTTACACGTTCTGAAGTCTGCAAACTTCTTAAAATCGATTTGTCAAGTTTACACAGATGGCGCAAAGAGGGAAAAATACCGTCTTTTGGAATTTCCAACAGAGTGTATTTTAAACGAAGTGACATAGATGCAGTTATTAACCAAAATAAATTGTCATAA